TTCATCCACCGACCGTCTATTTCCCGCTCATCGTAGATGAGGCCTTAATGATAGAACCGACAGAGACCGAAACTAAGGAAACGCTCGATCATTTTGCGGCCACGATAGCTACTATACTCAAAGAAGCGAAGGAAAACCCGGAACTGTTAAAATCAGCGCCTCACACAACACCGGTAGGGCGTCTTGATGAAGCAACGGCTTCGAGAAAGCCAAAGACAAGGTGGTCCAGGGGCTCTTGAGGCTTGAAAGTTAGAAAATGCTATGATATTATAGTTTCAGCAGAGCAGGCGTAGCTTCAATCGGTGGAGCGCCGCCTTGGTAAGGCGGAGGTTATGAGTTCAAGTCTCATCGCCTGCTCCATGTTGTGAGCTGGACCTTTCAAAGGTCCAGTTTTTTCACAAATTATAATGAACGTATGTTCAAAACCTCCCGCTTGGTATCTGGTAATAATCTATGTTAAAATAAAAATGTAACCTTTGAGATCCGAGAATTTTGTCAACATTCATATGGGTTTTCTTTACTGAATATTTTCCACCTCGGGAGAGATTTTAGGTCGGATCGAAGTTGATCAGATCAGTTTTAGTTGCTTGGAAATCGGTTTCTTTCTTTTGGATTATCGCAAAGACATTCGTTCAATATTGACTTCTATCCAGTCCTTTATTGCAGAGGTGAAGTTAGTGTTCGATTTCTATTCTAAACCCAGAATTATACTTGTAGGTAGAAGCCAGAAAGATGCAAGAAGATTAATAGAGGCTTTCGATGATCGTTTCGATGTCCGTTATGTCGAAGAGATATCTGATGAATTCAGCCGGTTTTCAGATGCAATGATCTTCGATTACGTAACCGAAGAGATCATCAAAAGCCTCAGAGCGGCGACCATCCCATACCTCTGTTTGGTCGGAAGCGAAAAATCTGTGGCCAAACACGAACTCAAACCGGGCGAGTATCTTCTCAAAGGGCCGGGGTATCTTCACTATCTACCGGAGATAGTCTTTTCTATGCTTGAGAAGCACAGACTTCAGAAGACACTGGATTTCGAGCGGGAAAAGTACATGGGTCTAGTAAACAGCATGGGATGCGGTATGCTTATCATTAGGAAACGCGATGGCAACGTGATCTTCTCAAATAAAGTTGCTCAGAGACTTCTTGGCTATGAAGAGAGTGAAATCGAGAAAACACGCCTTCAGGATTTGGTGTACGATGAGCCGCTCGCGTTGAACCTAGTTCTTGAGAGAGAGGGCGTCAATTCAGATAGAGAGATAGTTATGCTGACCCGCACCAATGGAAAGATATACGTTATCTTCAACACCTCCGAGATGCTTTATGGAGCCGAGAGAGTCGTACAGTTCACTTTCATGGACATATCCAAACAGAAACGAGATAGGGAAGAGCTGATCTTCCAGTGGCGCTTTCTGGACAACGCCGAGGAAATTGCCATCGCCGTTGATGAAAGGGGAAGAATCGTCTATCTTAACCGTTTTGCCGCCGAAATTCACGGCTATAGCAGAGAAGAGATGATCGGCAACAACCTGAGCAACTATCTGGTGCAGAATGAAATGGAGGCAAAATCCAGACAGTTTGAAATAATGAGCTCGGGAAAATGGAAAGGCAGACAGTTGCACAAAAAGAAAGACGGCTCTGTCTTCGTTGTAGAATCCAAAAGAAGCGTTCTCCGTGTCGATGATAACGTTTATGAATTGATCATCGGCATGGACCTGACCGAGAGCATAGAGCTTCAGAGAAGTTATAACCTTCATTCCCTGCTGCTTAACGGGACCGAGGATATAGCGATCGCAACCGATATGGACGGCCGAGTTATTTACATGAACAAGGCCGCTCAGAAGTTCTTCAAAACCTCTCTTGAATCTATCCATCACAAACTGCCTGAAGAAATACCGTCGGAAAATCTACGGGAGTTCCTCAGGAACGGTCTCTCCTGTGAAACTTGCGATGAAGGCTCCAGAATAATCACCATAGTCGATGATTCTGCCACTTCAAACCGTGTGGAATTCAGCGGTAAAGTCGTCAAAGATGAAGAAGGAGATGTCGGCACGATCTTCATAGGTCGGAGAATAGCCGGTTCTGGTAGCAGATCGGTTATATAGAATCTTTCTTCAATCTCTGTACTTGTTCGTAATCGGCATTCTCCAGTCCTTACCGAAAGCCCTTTTCGATACCTTTATACCCGGTGCCCCTTGCTTGCGTTTGTATTCACTTCTTTGCAGGAGCCTTAACACATATTCAACCGTCTCTCTATCGAATCCCTTGCTCACTATTTCATCCAGTGAAAAGCTCTCTTCGATATATAGCCTGAGTATGCCGTCGAGTATTTCATAAGGTGGAAGGGAATCCTGGTCTTTCTGGCCTTCTCTTAGTTCTGCCGTTGGAGCTTTTAAAAAGACGTTACGAGGTATGATCTCCGTGCCGGTCTGTTCGTTGATCCTCTTGGCTATCCTGTAAATCTGGGTCTTGTAGAGGTCTTTCAGTATTGCTAGACCTCCAGCCATATCTCCGTAAAGCGTTGCGTATCCGGTTGCCATTTCACTCTTGTTACCCGTAGCAAGAACCAGCCAACCGAATTTGTTTGACAGCCCCATAAGAATAATCCCCCTGATTCTCGCCTGAAAATTCTCTTCGGTTACATCGTGAGTCCTGTCTGAGAACACCGGTCTCATTAACCCGTTGATCGAATCGAAGACACTTTCAATTGGAATCTCGAATGTCTCTATTCCCAAATTTTTAGCCAGTTCGACGGCATCTTTTTTCGACTCGTCGGAGGTTATTCTGGAGGGCATCATCACGCCTATGACGTTTTCTTTGCCGAGCGCTTTTACGGCCAGTGCGGCAACAAGCGAGGAATCCATACCACCACTGAGACCCAAAACGACCTTCTTGAATCCGTTCTTCTTTGTATAGTCCCTAAGGCCTAGCACCAACGAATCAATCAGGTCATCTTCCTCGGACGAAACTCTATAGGTCTCTTCAGGAAGAAACTCCTGGTGTTTTCTCTGGGGTATTATTACATTTATTTCTTCGACTTCGGCCTTTTTGCAATAGCCCTTTCTCTTGCCCTCCAGGAGGTTGTATCGCGTCGATTGATCGGTATCAATGTCTATGACAAGGAAATCCTCCTCGAAGGATCTGGCGACTATTCTATGACCGTCTGGCATTATCGCGGTGCTTCTACCGTCGAAAACGAGCTCGTCCTGACCACCCACGTGATTACAGTAAAGCATACAGCAGGAATATTCCATCGCTCGCGTTTGGAGGAGCGACATTCTGGTTAGGTTCTTGGTCGAAGTGAAGGGTGAAGCCGAAAGATTCAAAATGAGATTCGCGCCGGCTATCGCCTGATCGTTTGTCGGTCCTGCTGGGACCCAGATATCCTCGCATATGTTCACTCCGATCTTCAAACTGCCACTCATGATTATCAGAGGACGGGAACCTGGGGTGAAGTACCGTCTCTCATCGAAAACGGAATAGTTGGGCAGGTTCATCTTTCTGTATACTCCCTTTATCTCACCGTTCTGAATAATTGCCGCTGCGTTGTATATCTCCAAAGAAAAATCTACGAAGCCTACCACGACCATCGTGTCACTACCGGTCGTATAAGCCTCGACTTCCTTCAGAACTCTGATATTGTCGCGAAGGAAACCCGTGTGCAACAGCAAGTCCTCCGGAGGATACCCCGTTATGGTGAGTTCCGGGAAGAGAAGTATTCCCGCCCCGGCCGATCTAGCACTGTCTATCGAGCTGAGAATGATCTTTTTGTTCCCTTCCAGATCGCCGACCGTTGTATTTATCTGGGCCATTGCCGTCCTGATTATCACCGTGCATACCCCCCTTTGAGATACTCAATATGTTCAAGATACTGTCTTGAAAGTCCCTCGGAGTCTATTATAGCAACGATTTCTCTATTCTTGCCCCAACCACTCAAAGTTGCGTTTGCAGAGCCTGTTATGATTTTTCTGCCATCTATTACAAAGGTCTTGTCATGAATTGTGAAAGAGGCGTCTCCCCAGATAACATCCATCCCGGTGGAGAGGAAGTCTTCCAGAGGAGAGGAGAGGTTCCAGCTGTCAAGAACACCAGAAACCCAAACTCCGTGGGATGCCTTGAACTTGAGAGCGGAAAGAACTGACGGATCCGTGAAGGCGAACATGGCAAACGAGATCTCGTGCCGGGCCTTCATAATCTCCCTTATCACTCTCTCCCTTGCTTTTTCTGAAGGGCAGAGATAGAATTCCATGTTCTCGAAGCACTTTGGCTCTCTCGATTCCCCACTAATTATAGCTTCATAGAAATCGATGAATATCCCGGCCAGCTCTTTTGAATCGATCTGAATGAAACTGTTAGAATCCTCCCTGAGGCTACCCTGTGTAAAGTTGCCCGTTCCGAACAGAACCTTTTCTCTATCCACCACGATGAACTTGGAGTGAATCAGGGCCTGTGTGCTATCGGTGAGCATCTCGAGGGTGGCAGACTCTCCGAGAGTCCTTCCAATGGTCGAATCGTCGATCATTATTTTGATATCCACTCCTCTTGCGCCTTGCCTTTCCAGGCTCTCCATGACCTCGCGATCATCCAGCGAGTAAGAGACGAGAATAACCTCCTTCTCGGCCGATTCTAGAAGCTCTACTATCCTTTCAACTGCGGTTCCGTCATCCGTGAAGAAAACGACCGAAAGGACCGCTACTTTTATCAAAAGCGCCAACGCGATAAGCGTACCTTTCAAAACAGTCACCTCTGCCAGAAAAAACAGGGAGCAAAAGCTCCCTGTCTGGTGGAGACGAAGGGATTCGAACCCTCGGCCTATACAATGCCATTGTATCGCGCTCCCAACTGCGCTACGTCCCCACTCCAGAAAAGATTATACACTACCGTCCCTGACTTTTCAACAGGTTAACAACGATCAGGCGTGCTTCCTGTTTTCGGAATTCTTCAGCCAGGTTATTACTATCGGACTGGCTATGTACAGAGAAGAGTATGTTCCTACAATCACTCCGACCAACATTCCGAAAGCGAATGGCCGGAGCACCTCTCCTGAGAATATGTACAGTGTTAAAACGGCTATGAAAGTTGTTAATGACGTGTTCAAGGACCTCACTATCACTTCGTTTATGCTTCTATTGACGATCGTTTCGACACCGTCGGCACCGCGCATCTTCTTCCTGTTTTCCCTTATCCTGTCGTAAACGACTATCGTATCGTTAAGAGAGTATCCCACCAGAGTCAACAGAGAGGCAATAACCGGAGCGTTGATCTCGATACCGAAAATGCTGTAGAAACCTAGAACGATCACCACGTCGTGGACCAGAGCAAGTATGGCTCCAACGGCGAAAGAAAACTTGAACCTTATGGTTATGTACAACAGGAGCAAAGCTATGGATACCACCACGGCTATCCAGGCGTAGCCTCTGATCTCCTGGGCGGCATATCCGGATATGGTGCTTATGGAGAGGATGTTCTTATCGGTCACGCCTTCGCTACTCAGTGCCCTGAGCATCTTTCCCCTGACAGCCTCTTCGCTCTCGCTGCTGTCAATGATTATGGAGAACCTGCCGGACTCTTCCACGGTGCCCTCTTCCAGAAGCGGCCTCTGCTTTATTATCCTCGCGGATGCTAAGTTTGCGTCCTCAGCCGAAAGAAGGCTCCTGACCTCTGCCACGGTCATGTTCTCATCGGGAACGGAGACACTGACTTCTATACCGCCGGTGAAATCCACACCGAAGTTGAAACCTTTAGTGAATACGAAAACCAGGGAAACTGCTATCAAAAGAAGAGAAAGAGTTACATAGTACTTCCTCTTGCCTACAAAGTCTATGTTGAAGTTCATCTGGCTTCTCTCCCTTCATTTACTTTTTTCGTCTTGAGGTACCTTTCCGGTTTGATACCACCGGCCATCGCCGTCAGGACCGTTCTCGAGACAACTATGTTGGTAAACATAGCTCCGATTACACCGATTATGAGAGTTATTGCGAAGCCTTTAACGGTTCCCGTGCCGAAGTAGAAGAGAACTATACCGGCAAGTATAGTAGTGAGATTGGCATCGAAGATCGTCCAGATGACTTTCGAGAAGGCCGAATCTATAGCATTTTCCGTGGTTTTTCCCAGCCGGAACTCTTCCTTTATTCTTTCGAAGATGAGAACGTTTCCGTCGACGGTCATACCTATCGTAAGAACGATACCGGCAATACCGGGCAGTGTTAGTATCGAGCCGGTCAACGAAACCATACCCATCAATAGAACACCGTTGTAAAGCAGAGCAATGTTGGCTACGATGCCCATCTTTCCGTAAATGACCAGCATATATATCATTATCAGGATCAACCCACCGATTCCTGCCCAGAGGCTGGCGTTGATGATGTCTCTACCGAGAGTCGGCGAGAGAACGCGTTTGTTGAAAGCCGAAAGCTCGACCGGCAGGTTTCCGCTTCCGACCAGAATGGAAACTTCTTTCGCCTCGTCAAGAGAATTTAACCCTTCTATGACAGCGTTTCCGTCACTGATCTGTGTCTGAACCAGAGGGGCGATTATTACATTCTCGTCGAGAACGATCGCCAGTCTCTTTCTGATATCGGTGTCGGTGTAAGTGGATTTGACAGATGTGATCTCCCTGAAAGTCTTAGAACCTTCGGAGTTGAACTTCAGTGAGACCATGAATCTACCCTGCCCAGGTCTGGGCTGGTTGTTAATCAAGGATTTGGCTTCTGTGACAACGCTGCCGTCAAGCTCTAGATAGCTTGACCCGACGGCGATTCTGGGACTTATAAAGTACCAGGTGTTGTTCTGAACTCCATTAACGTATTCACCGAAATGGAGTTCTTTTATCCAGAAAGGCTCTCCGCCCTGGAGTTTTCGCTTGCTTATTTCCAGAGACATTCCCGCGGGAATTGATGGAGTCGAACTCGACGTCTCTATGGCGAGAACATCGGCGAAATAAAGCTTACCTGTCTTTCCGACAAGACTCTCAGCGCGCAACACATCTGTGATACCCGGGATCTGGACCCTAACCCTGACGGGAGGTATATCCTCGCCGAAAGAGATAGCCGTCGTGATCTTTTCGACGGTTGCTTCGGTGAAACCGGCAGCATCCAGCCTGGTTCTCAAAACTTCTATGACTCTGTCGGCCAGAGCGCTCATTTCTTCTTTCGAAACGTCTGTGACCATCTGGTACTCAAGAAGGGCCCCTCCCTTAATATCGAGACCCAGCTTGATATTGGCAGCGATCTTATCCATGAAACTGCTGCCGGATGGAGCATTACCGTGCGGTATAAGCAGGGGTAGCAAGGCTCCTACAAGTACCACAACGGTTACGATCAAGCGTTTTTGGTTTGCTCTCATACGGATTTTGCCCGAAGTTCTCGGACAGACACCCCCTTCCAATATCTACGGATAAAACTACTATAGTTACTGCTTGACTGTCACATCGGGCTCGATCTCTTCTTTGTCTCCCTCGCCCCTGTTAACGACAACGGCTATCGCTTTCCTGGTTACATCGAGTTCCGTACCGGTGCCCGTCCTCAATCTGAGGCTGTCTGGTTTTATCAATGTAATCTTCCCGATTATTCCTCCTGCCGTAACTACTTTATCGCCTACCTTGAGTTTCTCCATCATCTGCTTGAACTGCTTGTCTCTCTTTCTCTGGGGCATGATGATGAGAAAGTAGAAAAAGGCGACCATAAGGACCAGCCAGATTATGATCCCGGTGAAGCCTCCGCTTGCCGCACCGGTGTCAGCCGTTGGAGCGGCCGCATCGCCAGCGGGAGCGTATGCTATAAAACTTAGGATTGGTAACATTTACATTCCTCCTGTCGTGGATAGAGCATTCTGTAAGATTTTACCAGAATAGATTATGCAATTCAACTGAGAATGCATTTGTGGGTTGTCTATACGCTCGTCACCCAAAACGATGACATGATATAATTTCCCATGACTAACGGAAGAAAGGGAGGTTTATGATGAGTAGTCTTCTAAAAGATGCCGAAAACAGAATGAAGAAGAGTGTGGAGAAGATCGTTGAGGAATACGGTCAAATGAGGACGGGAAGACCTTCGCCGGCACTTCTAGAGTCAGTGAAAGTCGATTACTACGGTGTTCCTACTCCTATAAATCAACTCGCTACCATCACCGTAACCGAAGACAGAACCCTGATCATAAAACCCTGGGACAAAACGGTCCTCAGCCAGATCGAAAAAGCCATATTCGCCTCCAAGCTCGACCTGACTCCGATGAACGACGGTGTAAATATCAAGCTGAGCTTCCCTACTCCAACCACCGAACAGAGAGATAAATGGGTGAAGATAGCCAGAGAAAACGCCGAAAAGGGCAAAATCGCCGTGAGAAACATCAGGAGAGATGTGATAAAGGAGGCCAGAGATCTTCAGAAGGCCTCTGAAATGACAGAGGATGATCTTAAGAAATTCGAAGAGGATATCCAGGAATTGACCAATAAGTACGTTCTTGAAATGGACAAGGCCTTCGAGAAGAAGAGCAAGGAAATCATGGAGTTCTGATGAGCCTTCCCGGTCATGTTGCCATAATAATGGACGGTAACGGCCGCTGGGCGGAAAAGAGAGGACTGGAAAGAATAGAAGGACACAGAAGAGGGGCGGAAATTGCCGATGCAGCCTCCCACTGGTGCGCCGATCTAGGCATCAAGTACGTGACTTTGTACGCTTTCTCCACCGAAAATTGGAAGAGACCGGAAAGAGAAGTGAGCTTTCTCTTCGAGCTTATGTTGGTGTATATAGCGAGCCAGTTGCAGAACATGCTGGACGAGAGTGTAAGGATGCGCTTCATAGGCCGGATAAACGATCTTCCTGAAAAGTTAAGAGAGTTCGCGAAGCATATCGAAGCAAGAACGGCCAGTGGAAAGAAGCTTACTGTAATAGTCGCCCTAAATTACGGTGGACGCGCGGAGATAGTGGATTCGGTTAACAGGTTTATTGAAAGCCAGAGAATTGACGAAAAGAGAAGAATAACGGAGGAAGATATCACCGGCAATCTCTATTTACCGGAAGTACCCGATCCCGACCTTATAATAAGAACCTCCGGCGAGGAACGGCTCAGCAATTTCCTCATGTGGCAGAGTATATACAGCGAGCTTTATTTCACAAAGACTCTCTGGCCAGACTTCACCAAAGAGGAGTTTCTCGAGATAATGGAGGAGTACTCGAAGAGAAAACGAAGGTTTGGTGCCCATCAATGATGAAGAAACTGTCAGAGACCACTATCAGAATAGTAACCGCTGCTGTTATAGCTCCATTTGTAATTCTTTGCTTTGTCAATTACTTTTCTTTCATAGGATTGGTCTCGTCCGTTGTGCTATTTGCCAGCTACGAATACTTGAAGTTCAGTCTGAAAAGCACCAATCACGATGTCGTAAGAGTGGTTATATCCGGTATCATCCCAGCCATAATCGTCGTGTATGGCATTTTGCTTTATAGATCAAGCTTTATGAGCTTTCAAAGACCCGAGCTGATATTTGCGGTCGGCGTGATCTCTTTATCCTCGATCGTCATAATGACGGTATCAGACGTCAAGGGTGCGAAGGAAATTATTGTGAATTCGGTTTTTTCACTCGTATACGTAGGGTTCAATCTGGCCTTCTTCTACCATATATATCTTCGCTTCGGCTCTTCGATGGCCCTGTTGGCGTTGACCTCTGTATGGCTTTTCGACACAGGCGCTTACTTTTCGGGCAAGCGATTCGGGAAAATCAGAATCTCGCCCAGTTACAGTCCCAAGAAAAGTCTCGAGGGTGTGATCGGCGGATATATAACAACCATCCTTTTTATTATCGCTTTCATCTATATCAGTGGTCTACTTGGACTCTACAATGGACCGGAACTGGGGCTGTTTCAGATAGCGATTCTCGCCATGGTAGTATCGATCTTCGGTACGATAGGCGATATAGTTGAGTCTTCATTCAAGAGATATCACGGCGTTAAGGATTCGGGCAACTTGTTGCCCGGTCACGGTGGTATGCTTGATCGTATAGATGGCGTGCTCTTCGTGACACCCATGTTTTATATATTTCTGACTTTGTTGACCTGAGGAGGTTCCGCCATGAAATACATGACTGGCGCAGAGATAAGAGAGAGCTATCTCAAGTTTTTTGAATCGAAGGATCATGTGAGGCTTCCGAGCGCCTCCTTGATCCCCAATGATCCTCAACTGATGTTTACAGTTGCTGGCATGGTGCCGTTCAAACCGATTTTTTGGGGAAAAGTCGAACCGACATACAAAAGAGTTGCGACGTGTCAGAAATGTGTCCGAACCAACGATATCGAGAATGTCGGTAGAACACCGAGACACCAGACCTTTTTCGAAATGCTCGGCAACTTCTCTTTCGGAGATTATTTCAAGCGGGAAGCTATAAAATGGGCCTGGGAGTATGTCACCGAGTATCTCAAGCTTCCTGAAAATCTTCTCTGGGTATCTATTTATCTCGACGATGACGAAGCCTTCAGTATATGGCACGAAGAAGTGGGGATTTCCGAGAGGAAAATCGTCAGACTTGGAAAGGACGACAACTGGTGGGGACCGGCCGGGCCGACCGGACCGTGTGGACCTGACTCGGAGATCTTCATAGATCGTGGAGTGAACGACAACTGTCCCGACCCCGATAACTGCAGTCCGGCCTGTAATTGTGGGCGATTCCTGGAGTTCTGGAATCTTGTCTTCACCGAATACAACCAGGACGAAGAGGGGAACCTGGTTTACCTGGAAAAGAAGAATATTGATACGGGATTCGGTCTTGATAGAGCCGCCTCGATAATGCAAAATGTGAACACAAACTTCGACACCGACATGTTTATACCCATAATCGACAGGATTCAGGATATACTCTCGGTGAAGTACGGTGCACAGAAGGAACGGGACGTCTCTATAAAAGTCATAGCCGACCATGCCCGCTCAATAGCCTTCATGATCTCAGACGGAGTTCTTCCCTCTAACGAAGGGCGTGGATACGTTCTGAGGAGAGTCCTCCGTAGGGCAGTACGTCATGGCTCTCTCCTGGGATACGACAGGCCCTTCCTTTACAGAATAGTGGAAACTGTTGCCTCGCATATGGGAGATATATATCCCGAACTCAGGGAGAGGCTTTCTTTCACCCAGGAAATAACACTGAAGGAAGAAGAGCGGTTCCTTTCCACACTGGAAAACGGAGAGAAGCGACTGAGAACGATGCTTGTCGATAAAAAAGAGTTGACAGGCGAGGAGCTTTTCACCCTTCACGACACTTACGGTTTCCCTCTGGAACTCGTGAAAGAGATGGTAGAAGGCACTGGAGTAAAGCTCGACAGAGAAGGTTATGAAGCCGCTATGGAGAGACAAAGAGAACGTGGCCGCGGAGCCATTGGCAACAGGGAATACCTCGGCGATGTCCAGGTTTACACGGAACTCTTTGAAAAAACCGGAAACAGCGTGTTCACAGGTTACAGAACTATGAGAGACCGATCAGCGGTAATAGGCCTTGTTAATGATGGAATCGAAGTCTTCTCACTTTCGCAGGGTGAGACTGGTGAAGTAGTTTTCTTTCAAACTCCTTTCTATCCCGAGAAAGGAGGGCAAGTTACCGATAAAGGCACTCTCGAGGGAGACGGCTTTATGGCGAGAGTTGAGTATGTTTTCATTCCATATCAAGAGATGATAGTACATAGAGTGACGGTCGAAAGGGGTGTTCTAACTGTCGGTCAGAAGGTTGATCTCGTCGTTGACGACAGCAGAAGACGGGCCATTATGAGAAACCATACGGCTACACACCTGCTTCACGCTTCTCTGAGGAAAGTGCTCGGAGAGCACGTGCATCAATCGGGTTCTCTGGTTCTTCCGGACAGACTAAGGTTCGATTACTCTCACTTTCAGGCTATGAGCGAGGAAGAGATCAAAAGAGTCGAAGATCTGGTCAACGAGCAAATACTTCAAGCCGTGCCGGTAAACACCACAGAAGTTAACTTCACGGAAGTGAAGGAAAAAGATGTGATGGCCCTCTTCGAAGAGAAATATGGAGATAAGGTCAGAGTGGTTACCATCAACGATTTCA
This portion of the Mesotoga infera genome encodes:
- a CDS encoding phospholipase D-like domain-containing protein; this translates as MKGTLIALALLIKVAVLSVVFFTDDGTAVERIVELLESAEKEVILVSYSLDDREVMESLERQGARGVDIKIMIDDSTIGRTLGESATLEMLTDSTQALIHSKFIVVDREKVLFGTGNFTQGSLREDSNSFIQIDSKELAGIFIDFYEAIISGESREPKCFENMEFYLCPSEKARERVIREIMKARHEISFAMFAFTDPSVLSALKFKASHGVWVSGVLDSWNLSSPLEDFLSTGMDVIWGDASFTIHDKTFVIDGRKIITGSANATLSGWGKNREIVAIIDSEGLSRQYLEHIEYLKGGYAR
- a CDS encoding PAS domain S-box protein, giving the protein MFDFYSKPRIILVGRSQKDARRLIEAFDDRFDVRYVEEISDEFSRFSDAMIFDYVTEEIIKSLRAATIPYLCLVGSEKSVAKHELKPGEYLLKGPGYLHYLPEIVFSMLEKHRLQKTLDFEREKYMGLVNSMGCGMLIIRKRDGNVIFSNKVAQRLLGYEESEIEKTRLQDLVYDEPLALNLVLEREGVNSDREIVMLTRTNGKIYVIFNTSEMLYGAERVVQFTFMDISKQKRDREELIFQWRFLDNAEEIAIAVDERGRIVYLNRFAAEIHGYSREEMIGNNLSNYLVQNEMEAKSRQFEIMSSGKWKGRQLHKKKDGSVFVVESKRSVLRVDDNVYELIIGMDLTESIELQRSYNLHSLLLNGTEDIAIATDMDGRVIYMNKAAQKFFKTSLESIHHKLPEEIPSENLREFLRNGLSCETCDEGSRIITIVDDSATSNRVEFSGKVVKDEEGDVGTIFIGRRIAGSGSRSVI
- a CDS encoding NAD+ synthase, whose product is MAQINTTVGDLEGNKKIILSSIDSARSAGAGILLFPELTITGYPPEDLLLHTGFLRDNIRVLKEVEAYTTGSDTMVVVGFVDFSLEIYNAAAIIQNGEIKGVYRKMNLPNYSVFDERRYFTPGSRPLIIMSGSLKIGVNICEDIWVPAGPTNDQAIAGANLILNLSASPFTSTKNLTRMSLLQTRAMEYSCCMLYCNHVGGQDELVFDGRSTAIMPDGHRIVARSFEEDFLVIDIDTDQSTRYNLLEGKRKGYCKKAEVEEINVIIPQRKHQEFLPEETYRVSSEEDDLIDSLVLGLRDYTKKNGFKKVVLGLSGGMDSSLVAALAVKALGKENVIGVMMPSRITSDESKKDAVELAKNLGIETFEIPIESVFDSINGLMRPVFSDRTHDVTEENFQARIRGIILMGLSNKFGWLVLATGNKSEMATGYATLYGDMAGGLAILKDLYKTQIYRIAKRINEQTGTEIIPRNVFLKAPTAELREGQKDQDSLPPYEILDGILRLYIEESFSLDEIVSKGFDRETVEYVLRLLQRSEYKRKQGAPGIKVSKRAFGKDWRMPITNKYRD
- the secF gene encoding protein translocase subunit SecF, translated to MNFNIDFVGKRKYYVTLSLLLIAVSLVFVFTKGFNFGVDFTGGIEVSVSVPDENMTVAEVRSLLSAEDANLASARIIKQRPLLEEGTVEESGRFSIIIDSSESEEAVRGKMLRALSSEGVTDKNILSISTISGYAAQEIRGYAWIAVVVSIALLLLYITIRFKFSFAVGAILALVHDVVIVLGFYSIFGIEINAPVIASLLTLVGYSLNDTIVVYDRIRENRKKMRGADGVETIVNRSINEVIVRSLNTSLTTFIAVLTLYIFSGEVLRPFAFGMLVGVIVGTYSSLYIASPIVITWLKNSENRKHA
- the yajC gene encoding preprotein translocase subunit YajC, which translates into the protein MLPILSFIAYAPAGDAAAPTADTGAASGGFTGIIIWLVLMVAFFYFLIIMPQRKRDKQFKQMMEKLKVGDKVVTAGGIIGKITLIKPDSLRLRTGTGTELDVTRKAIAVVVNRGEGDKEEIEPDVTVKQ
- the secD gene encoding protein translocase subunit SecD is translated as MRANQKRLIVTVVVLVGALLPLLIPHGNAPSGSSFMDKIAANIKLGLDIKGGALLEYQMVTDVSKEEMSALADRVIEVLRTRLDAAGFTEATVEKITTAISFGEDIPPVRVRVQIPGITDVLRAESLVGKTGKLYFADVLAIETSSSTPSIPAGMSLEISKRKLQGGEPFWIKELHFGEYVNGVQNNTWYFISPRIAVGSSYLELDGSVVTEAKSLINNQPRPGQGRFMVSLKFNSEGSKTFREITSVKSTYTDTDIRKRLAIVLDENVIIAPLVQTQISDGNAVIEGLNSLDEAKEVSILVGSGNLPVELSAFNKRVLSPTLGRDIINASLWAGIGGLILIMIYMLVIYGKMGIVANIALLYNGVLLMGMVSLTGSILTLPGIAGIVLTIGMTVDGNVLIFERIKEEFRLGKTTENAIDSAFSKVIWTIFDANLTTILAGIVLFYFGTGTVKGFAITLIIGVIGAMFTNIVVSRTVLTAMAGGIKPERYLKTKKVNEGREAR
- a CDS encoding phosphatidate cytidylyltransferase, with amino-acid sequence MKKLSETTIRIVTAAVIAPFVILCFVNYFSFIGLVSSVVLFASYEYLKFSLKSTNHDVVRVVISGIIPAIIVVYGILLYRSSFMSFQRPELIFAVGVISLSSIVIMTVSDVKGAKEIIVNSVFSLVYVGFNLAFFYHIYLRFGSSMALLALTSVWLFDTGAYFSGKRFGKIRISPSYSPKKSLEGVIGGYITTILFIIAFIYISGLLGLYNGPELGLFQIAILAMVVSIFGTIGDIVESSFKRYHGVKDSGNLLPGHGGMLDRIDGVLFVTPMFYIFLTLLT
- the frr gene encoding ribosome recycling factor, translated to MMSSLLKDAENRMKKSVEKIVEEYGQMRTGRPSPALLESVKVDYYGVPTPINQLATITVTEDRTLIIKPWDKTVLSQIEKAIFASKLDLTPMNDGVNIKLSFPTPTTEQRDKWVKIARENAEKGKIAVRNIRRDVIKEARDLQKASEMTEDDLKKFEEDIQELTNKYVLEMDKAFEKKSKEIMEF
- the uppS gene encoding polyprenyl diphosphate synthase; its protein translation is MSLPGHVAIIMDGNGRWAEKRGLERIEGHRRGAEIADAASHWCADLGIKYVTLYAFSTENWKRPEREVSFLFELMLVYIASQLQNMLDESVRMRFIGRINDLPEKLREFAKHIEARTASGKKLTVIVALNYGGRAEIVDSVNRFIESQRIDEKRRITEEDITGNLYLPEVPDPDLIIRTSGEERLSNFLMWQSIYSELYFTKTLWPDFTKEEFLEIMEEYSKRKRRFGAHQ